Sequence from the Nocardiopsis sp. YSL2 genome:
CGATCTGCCCGACCTCGTCGTAGTACGGCCGGGGCGGGCACGCCGCGAGCAGACGGGGCACCAGCCACCCCAGGCCCCCGTGCACCTCCAGCAGCCGTGCGCGCGGGTCCTGCGGCAACGAGCCGTCCGGGGACAGGTGGCACAGGAACGCGGCCCCGGTCGTGTCGGACAGGCGGTACATCCCCGCCTGGACGCCGGGGGCCTCCACGGCCTGGAACTCGTTCGCCAGGACCCCCATCAGTTCGGGGTCGGTGAACACGTAGGCCGCGGCGTGCGCTCCCAGGTAGCGGCGGTAGCGCGACTCCGGACCGAACACGAGCCGCCGCGTGCGCGAGTGGATCCCGTCGGCCCCCACGAGCACGTCGGCGCGCTCGGCCGAACCGTCGGTGAGGACCGCCGTGACGCCCTCGTCGTCCTGGCGCACCTCCTCGATCCCGGTCCCGTACCGCACGTCGGCCGCGGGGCCCAGCGCCTCGCGCAGCACGCCCTCCAGGTCGCCGCGCAGCAGGGTCAGAAAGCGGCCGCCGGTGATCCGTGCGGGCACCGAGGCGTCGAGGCGGGCCGAGTCGCGGCCGTCGGCCCTGCGGTAGCGCACCGCGTTCAGCCCGAGCCCGGACTCGTGGACCCGCGCGCGCAGGCCCATCCGCTCCAGGGTGTCGTAGCCGGGGCCGAAGTAGTCGATGACGTAACCGCGGTCCAGTGTGCCGTCGATGGAGTCCGGCGCGTCCAGGGCCGCCAGGCCGGAGGCGGGGGAGGGGGCCGGGCCCCGCTCGACGACGGTGGCCTCCCAGCCCTCGTGCCGCAGCCACCACGCCGTGGCCAGACCGGCGATGCCGCCGCCGATGATGATCGCTCTCATCTGGGGTCTCCTTCGGTGGTGGGCGCCGCGAGCATGCGGCGCAGGGGTTCGAGATAGGCCTCGGCGGGCGGCACCGGGCCCAGCGCCCGGTGCAGGACCACGCCGTCGAAGAACGCGCACACCAGTTCGGCGGCGGCCTCCGGCTGCGCGGTGCCGTGCCTCCTCAGCCACGCGGCGATGGCGTCCCGGGTCTCGACCACGATCCGCGCCATGACCGCGTGCAGCTCGGGGTCGCGGGTCGCGGCCAGGTAGGCCTCGGTGACCAGGACGGACGCGGGATCGTCGCCCTGGTACTCGTCCATCTCCCGCAGGGCCGCCACCACCCCCTCGGCGGGGTCGGGCGCGGCGGTCAGGGCCGCGAGCGGGCCGGAGAGCACGTCATCCAGGACGGTGGCCGCGGCGGCGCGCAGCAGTGCGGGCAGCGAGTCGAAGTGGTAGTGGACGAGTCCGGGGCGCACCTGCGCGCGGGAGGCCACCAGGCGGGTGGTGACCGCGTTCCACCCCACTTCCGGGATCAGCTCCACGGCCGCGGACAGCAGCTTGGCGCGGCTGGAACGCCCCCGTTCGGCGGAGGTGGCGCCCGCTCCGGTTTGGTCATATGCCTTGGTCATATGACCAAACTAGGGGAATGAGGGACCGAAGGCAAGAGGGAGTCGTGGACGGGGGAGGGCGGAGGCGCGGACCGCGGGGGTCCGGATGGGGCGCGCCGGTCGGCGGCCGGGCTCAGCGCGGGTCCAGGGGCCCCGGACGCACCACGCGGGTGCAGTTGTCACGGAACCGCTTGACCAGCTCGCCGTTGGGGCGGTCGCTGCGCTCGACCCACTCCCGCGCGGCCTCCTCGCTCGCCCCGCCCGAGACCTGGCGGAGGTGGAGCCGCTCCTCGCGCACCCGGTCGTCGGCCTCGACGTACCACAGCTGAGCGAAGAGCCCCCGCAGCCGGTGCCAGGGCTCCTCGTCGCTGGCGAGGTAGTTGCCCTCGGTCACCACCAGCACGGTGTGCGGGTCCACCACGTGCCGCGCGGCCACCGGCTCGTGCAGCCGCCGGTCGTAGTCCGGCACGTACACGGGGTGCTCCGTCTCGGCCAGCAGGCGCCGGACGAGCGCCACGTAGCCGTGCGCGTCGAAGGTGTCGGGGGCGCCCTTGCGGTCGCGCCGACCCAGGCGGTCGAGTTGGGCGTTGGACAGGTGGAAGCCGTCCATCGGCAGGTATCCGGCCGCCCCCGGCCCCAGCCGGTCGTCGACCCGCGCCACCAGGTGGCGGGCGAGCGTCGACTTCCCCGCGCCCGGGGCACCGGTCAGGCCGAGGACCGCGCGCCGCCCTGGGCGGGCCGCGGCCTCACGTGCGATCCGGAGGGCTTCTGCGGCGAGCGAGTCGGACATGCGCACGAGCCTACGCGCTGCGGGGCCCGCGGCGCGGCCCGCCACCGGGGCGGGCCACGCGATGCGCCGCGGCCCCCGCCCCGGGGCGGCCGGGGCTCAGGGCGCGTGGCCGACGAAGGCCAGGGCCTGGCGCAGCAGCACGCCCTGGCCGCCGGTCATCTCCTCGATCACCTTCGGGCTGGCCGCCTCCTCCGGAGTGAACCAGATCAGGTCCAGGGCGTCCTGTCGCGGCTGGCAGTCACCGGAGACCGGCACGATGTAGGCCATCGCCACCGCGTGCTGGCGCGGGTCGTGGAAGGGCGTGACGCCGGGCGTGGGGAAGTACTCCGCCACCGTGAACGGTTGCGGGGCGGTCGGGATGCGCGGCAGCGCCACCGGGCCCAGGTCCTTCTCCAGGTGCCGCAGGAGGGCGTCGCGCACCCGCTCGTGGTAGAGCACCCTCCCGGAGACCACGGAGCGGTTGAAGCTGCCGTCGGGCGCGGCCCGCATCAACAGACCGAAATGGGTCACCTGCCCCGTCTCGTCCACCCGTACGGGCACGGCCTGGACGTAGAGCACCGGCATGCGGCCGCGGATACTCTCCAGTTCCTCGGCGGAGAACCAGCCGGGCTGGGTGTCGGCGGTGTCGGTCATGGGGTGCGCGGCGGTGCGTCCAGCGGCGCGCGCCTGGCGCGGCCGGGATGCGGCCACCGCTCCCTCCCTTCGCTCGGTCGGCGTCACTGGAGGACCAGTCTCCCGTCCGTGGCGGACGGGAACGCACAGTGCCTTACTGCTTCTACCGCACGCGGGGGCCCGACGCACGGTGCGGGGGCGGATCCGAGTGTCCGAGAGGAGTGGTGACCGCCAGGCGTACGGTCCGGGCGGGCGGCCACGAACGCGATGTCGGCCTTCGGTGAGATTTCGCGCGGTTTTCGCATCGAAAGCCTCCCCGAACCTCCCTGGAGAGGTTACGATCTCGTACGCGGTTGCGTAGTGGACAGGTCACGTCCGGTGAGAGGTGGTTCCGAGTGGCACGCGATGCCCGGTTCTGTGCCCAGGAGCATTCCGCCTGTACAGGTGTCACCGTGGTACCCGTCCACGGCGAGGTCGACTTCGCCACGGCCGACCGGATGCGCGATCGGCTCCTGCGGGCGGTGTACGACTCACGGTGCGACTGCCTGGTGGTGGACATGTCCGGGCTGGAGTTCTTCGACGCGAGCGGTGTCCGCGCCCTGGTCACCGTCGCCAGGATCCTGTGGGCCCAGGGCCGGCACACGGTGCTGGCCGAGCCCTCACCCATCGCCGACCGCGTCCTGAGCGCGCTCGACATGGGCCGGGTCTTCGAGATCTACCCGCTGCTGGAGATGGCGCTGACCCACACCAGCGGTCTGCGCGTGGACAGCGACCCCATCGCCAACAACCCGGTCCCCTGAGGGGCGTCGGCCGCCCCTGGGCCCGCGCGGCGCCCTCCCGTCGGCGAGGGCAGCGCGTGCCGGGTGCCCTCCCTCATTCCGGGGCCGCCGCCTCACGGGCGCGGCCGCCGCCGTCCCCGCCGTCCTCACGGACCAGGAAGGGCGCCAACAGGTCGGGCACGGCCGCGTCCGCCCAGGCCAGGCCCTGCCCCAGGCCCACGTCCCTGGCCGCGTACATCCCCTGGCCCGCGGCGGTCGTGGCCGCCACGTCGGCCAGGTCCAGCCGGCGCTGGAAGGGCGAGCGCGTGATCCGCCAGCCGATCACCGCCGACCGCTGCAGCGCCACGGTGTCGCGCGCGGCCATGCCGCCGCGCACCACCAGGAAGCGCGGGTGCACTCCGTGGCCGAGCCCGCGGTAGGAGCCCACCGCGTACCAGAACGCCGCCGCCGCGACCAGCACGGCCAGGAACGCCCATCCCCAACTCGGTGTCGTCTCCACCGCCCGCGACGCCAGCGGCACCGGGATGATCTCCTCCTCGATCCGGTGGACCGCGTCCCACCACGCCCGCGTCGCGAGCGTGTGCAGCCACGCCAGCGCGGCCGAGGCCGCCACGCCCAGCAGGGTCACGAACCCGGCCCGCGTGAACCGGCGGCGCAGCGCGGCGCGCGGGTGCCGGGCCAACGGGACGTCCAGGGGCGAGTCGTCCTCCTGGACCAGCGCGGCGGCCAGCGCGCGGGCGCGTCCGACCGGCATCGGCGGGGACAGGCGGCTCTTGGCACTGGTCTTCTCGTCGTCGGCGGCGGCCAGCCCGGTCGCCACCGCCCGCACGTCCGCCCCGCCCACCGACCGCAGCACGAACGGCTGGTGCAGGGTGACGCCGTTGAGGCGGCGGCCCTCCACCGACAGCGACACGCTGGTCAACAGGCCGCGGCGCAGCCGGACCGACCCGTCGGCCTCGCGGGTGAGCCGGTAGTTCCACCAGGTCTCGACGGCGATGGCGGTCAGCACGACCACACCCGACAGCAGCAGGACGAGGAGGGTCACGGGTACCACGACCAGTATCCGTGTCATCACCATCGAGGCGAGTTCCTCGGTGGTGGGCAGGTTCGCCTGTTCGGACGCCCACTCCCACGCCCAGCCGCCGGTCTGGGCGTTCAGACCCACCACCGCGGCGATGAAGCCCACGCCGATACCGAGCGTCGCGGTGGTCGCCGGCGCGTAGGCGAACCACGCCCGGTCGAGCCGGGCCAGCTCGACCTCCCCGGAATCCTCGGCGCCCTCGGCGGACGCGTCGGCGCCGGCGGTCTGTCCGCGCAGCAGTAGTTCCCGGCGCAGCCGCTCGCCCTGCTCCGCGGTCACGTACAGCAGCTGGAGCTGGTCGGAGCCGCCCTGGTCGCCCGTGCCGACCGTGACCGAGCACAGGCCGAACACGCGCACGAAGAGGGGTGCGTTCACGTCCACGCTGCGCACGCGTTCGCGGGGGATGGAGCGGTAGGCCTTGGCGACGACGCCCGAGCGCATCTCCATGCGCTCGTCGGTGACGCGGAACCGGGTGGCGCGCAGGCGCAGCAGGTCGATGGAGGTGAAGAGCGCCAGGAGTGCGATCGTTCCGGGCAGCGGGGCCAGCGCCCACCAGGGCTGGGGCGCGGCGAACACGATCGCCGCGGTGCCGAGGACGGCCGTCGGGACCATGAAGATCCCCGCGGCGAGCGTGCCGGCCCAGACGCTCAGAGGGTGCAGCCGCTGCCAGTCCCCGGGCAGGTCGCTCACCGGCGCCGGGGCGTTCTCCGCGGCCGGGGCGGTCTCGGGGGTCCGCTCGGGCTCGGACGCGGGCTCGGGGGCGGGTTCCGCCGCCGCAGGAGCGGGGTCGGCGGGCTTGTGGGCCCGCTCCCCGGGGCGGATGCCGTCGGGGTCGCTCATGTGGCGTCTCCCTCCGTGGCCTGGGTGGTCTCGGTGAGCTGGTCGGCCACCCGGGTGGCCAGTTCGTGGTCGAGCCCGGAGATGGCGATCGGACCGGCCGCCGAAGCGGTGGTCACGGTCACGCTCGACAGGCCGAACACGCGCTGGAGCGGGCCGCGGGCGGTGTCGACGGTCTGGATGCGCGACATCGGGGCCACCCGCCACTCCTGCCACAGCCAGCCGCTGGCCGTGTAGACGGCGGTGTCGGTGACCTCCCAGCGGTGGACCCGGTAGCGCCACCAGGGCATCGCCACGGTGACCAGCAGGCCGACGCCGCCGACGACGGCGGTGGCCGGGACGAGCCAGGGGCGCGCGGGCTCGAAGACGACGGCGGGGATCGCGGGCGCCGCGGTCAGGACCACGGCCACGGCCAGCGCACGGGTGGTCCACCACAGGATCGCGCGCCGGTCCACGCGGTGGTGGGGTGGGCGCAGTCGCAGAGCGTCGGTGCTCATCGCGTCCGCCTCTCTTCATCGTCCGGGCCCGGGAAGCGGGCCGCCTCGTAAAAGTGATATCACAATGCTATTGTCGTGTCATCACCCCGAGAGGACGGTAGAACCGATGAGCGAACCCGTACCGACCATCACTCCAGCTCCGCGGTACCGGGAGCGCGCCGCCTTCGGCTACGACGGGATCCCCGTGGCCGCGGCCTGCGCGGTGCTGACACTGGCCGGCGTCGCCCTGGCCCTCCTGCCGCTCCTGGGCGCCCCCGCCCTCCTCGTCGCCGTGGGCGTCGTGCTCGCCCTCGTCGGCGCGGTACCGGCCCTGGGCCTGACGATGGTCGCGCCCAACCAGGCCCAGGTCGTGCAGTTCTTCGGCCGCTACGTCGGCACCATCCGCACCGACGGCCTGCGCTGGGTCAACCCGTTCACCGTGCGCAACTCCGTCTCCACGCGCATCCGCAACCACGAGACCTCCGTCATGAAGGTCAACGACGCCTCCGGCAGCCCCATCGAGATCGCCGCGGTCGTGGTCTGGCAGGTCCAGGACACCGCCCGTGCGAGCTTCGAGGTCGACGACTTCGTGGAGTTCGTGTCCATCCAGACCGAGGCCGCCGTGCGGCGCATCGCGGGCGAGTACCCCTACGACGCCCACGGCGAGGACACGGAGCTGTCCCTGCGCGACAGCGCCGACGTCATCACGGAGAAGCTCGCCAAGGAGGTCGCCGACCGGGTCGAGGCGGCGGGGGTGGCGATCGTGGAGTGCCGCTTCACCCATCTGGCCTACGCGCCCGAGATCGCGCACGCGATGCTCCAGCGCCAGCAGGCCGGTGCGATGATCGCCGCGCGCCAACAGATCGTGGAGGGCGCCGTGGGCATGGTCGACCGCGCGCTGGCCCGGCTCTCGGACGAGGAGGTCGTGGAACTCGACGAGGAGCGCAAGGCCGCGATGGTCAGCAACCTGCTCGTGGTGCTGTGCTCGGACCGCCCCGCCAGCCCCGTCGTCAACACCGGGACCCTGTACCAGTAGCCGTCGGGGGTGGCAGTGTCCGATCGCAAGAAGGTCCTGCTGCGGCTCGACCCCGCCGTCCACGACGCGCTCGCGCGCTGGGCGGGGCAGGAGCTGCGCAGCACCAACGCCCAGATCGAGTTCCTTCTGCGCCGCGCGCTGGACGAGGCCGGACGGATGCCGAAGGACGCCGGGGGGATGCCGCGCCGCGGACGACCGCGCAAGCAGGCCCCGGAGGGGGGCGAGAGCGGTGCCTGACGGCGCCGGGTGACCTGTGCCGGGTCGCCCGGCACCGCCGGGCACCGCTATCCGGCGGCCTCGTCGGACCCGCCGATGTGCTTGCGCCAGTCGCCCGCGCCGACCAGCCAGTGCGGCACGATGCGTAGCGGGAAGGGAAGGTCGGTCTTGAAGACCGCCTCGCCGGAGACCGTGGCCGCTTCCCGGTATCCGCCGTCCTCCAGGCAGAGTTCGGTGATGCTCGGCAGATCGCGGTCCGGATTGATGATCCAGTACGAGTGGACGCCGAACTCCTCGTACTCGCGCCGCTTGGTGTGGTGGTCGCGGATGGCGCTCTCGGGAGAGACCACCTCGACCGCCAGGAGCGGCGGCTTGGTCAGATAGGGGCTCTCCTCGTCGGCGGCGCGCAGCACTGCCAGGTCGGGGATCCGGTGGTGGGTCCGGTCGCCGTTGACGTTGATGCCCGGGGCCGCGACGACCTCGAACTCGCCCGGGGCGAGGACACCGAGGTGTATGGCGAGCCGGGACTCGACCCGGCTGTGCAGGAAGATCGGTGCGGGCGACACGTCAAGCCGCGCGTCGACCAGCTCGTAGCGCCGTCCGTCGTCCGGCATCCGCCTGAGGTCGTCCACGGTCAGCGGGGGCTCCGCTTCCGTATCCGTCTTGCCGGTTGTCATGAGAGTCATGATGCCTCCTCGATCGCATGGTGGCCAGTCTTCCGTGACTCTCCGTGTCAGGGGCGGGAATCCGGATATTCGTGAATATGTGACTGCCCCATTCGCGTATGTGGGCGACCTTTTCCCGGGCCCCGGTGCGGGTAGGTCTGTAGGGGCGGGACCGCGCCGCTCCGGAACCCCCTCCGGTGCCGAGGTGCCCCGCCGGAGGTGAGCGCCGGTGCCCGGCCACATCGAGTTCGAGACCACGTTCAGCGTCGGTACCGACGCCGTTCTGCCCGACCTGGCCGATCTGGCGCCCGGCGGTATCGAGCGGCGTACGCACGAGCTGGACGCCGCCTACCTCGACACCGAGGACCTGCGCCTGGCCGCGCGCGGCGTCACCCTGCGCCGCCGTACCGGCGGCACCGACGCCGGCTGGCACCTGAAGATCCCGTGGGGCGAGGGCGCCAAGCGCGAGTTCCACGTCCCGCTGGGACAGGACACCGACACCGTCCCCGGTGAACTGGCCGACCTCGCACGCGCCACCGTTCGCGGCGCGGCACTGCGCCCGGTCGCGCGGATCGCCACCCGGCGCACCGAGTCCGCGCTGCGCGACGCCGACGGGACCCCGCTCGTGCTGGTCGCGGACGACACCGTCACCGGTGAGGCCACCGAATCCACCACCTGGCGGGAGGTCGAGGTCGAACTCGCCGGCGGGGACCGCGCACTGGTGGAGCGCGTCGGCGAGCGCCTGACCGCGGCGGGCGCGGTCCCCTCCGCGACCGGGAGCAAGCTGCTGACCGTGCTCGGAGACCGGGTGCCCCGACCCGCGCCCCGCCCCTCGGGCGACACGGCCGGCGACGTCGTGCGGGCCTACCTCTGGGACCAGGTCGAACACCTGCTCGTCCACGACCCCCCGGTGCGCCTGGACGAACCCGACGCCGTGCACCAGATGCGCGTGGCCACCCGCCGGATCCGCGCGGTGCTCCAGGTGTTCCCCACAGTCCTGCGCAGGGACGCCACCCGGCCGCTCGCCGACGAGTTGCGCCGCCTGTCGGGCGTGCTCGGCCTGGCCCGCGACCTGGAGGTCCTGCGCGAGCGCTGCGAGTCCTGGCTCGCCGAGCTGCCGGAGCGCACCGCGGGACACCGCCTCTCCGGAGCCTGGCTCGGCGCGATCGACGACCACCGCGCCGTCGAGACGCGCCGCATCGCCGACGAGTTGGCGGGCGCGCGCTACCTCGCGCTGCTGGACGCCCTGGACGATCTGCGCGCCGAGCCGCCGCTGACCGGGCAGGCCGGTCGGGAGGCGCGCACCGTCCTGGCCGACGACCTCACGC
This genomic interval carries:
- a CDS encoding FAD-dependent oxidoreductase; this translates as MRAIIIGGGIAGLATAWWLRHEGWEATVVERGPAPSPASGLAALDAPDSIDGTLDRGYVIDYFGPGYDTLERMGLRARVHESGLGLNAVRYRRADGRDSARLDASVPARITGGRFLTLLRGDLEGVLREALGPAADVRYGTGIEEVRQDDEGVTAVLTDGSAERADVLVGADGIHSRTRRLVFGPESRYRRYLGAHAAAYVFTDPELMGVLANEFQAVEAPGVQAGMYRLSDTTGAAFLCHLSPDGSLPQDPRARLLEVHGGLGWLVPRLLAACPPRPYYDEVGQIVMPGWSDARVALVGDACQAVSLMAGQGASMAVAAAEVLAQELGRLAPGSGAAKAGTDEVAAALRRYEGRVKPVIDTKQRAGRSLAKWFVPATPARLFVRRQALRLSSTPLAERVMRPFLATPRDTPFDAPAEGARS
- a CDS encoding TetR/AcrR family transcriptional regulator; this translates as MTKAYDQTGAGATSAERGRSSRAKLLSAAVELIPEVGWNAVTTRLVASRAQVRPGLVHYHFDSLPALLRAAAATVLDDVLSGPLAALTAAPDPAEGVVAALREMDEYQGDDPASVLVTEAYLAATRDPELHAVMARIVVETRDAIAAWLRRHGTAQPEAAAELVCAFFDGVVLHRALGPVPPAEAYLEPLRRMLAAPTTEGDPR
- a CDS encoding nucleoside/nucleotide kinase family protein, which codes for MSDSLAAEALRIAREAAARPGRRAVLGLTGAPGAGKSTLARHLVARVDDRLGPGAAGYLPMDGFHLSNAQLDRLGRRDRKGAPDTFDAHGYVALVRRLLAETEHPVYVPDYDRRLHEPVAARHVVDPHTVLVVTEGNYLASDEEPWHRLRGLFAQLWYVEADDRVREERLHLRQVSGGASEEAAREWVERSDRPNGELVKRFRDNCTRVVRPGPLDPR
- a CDS encoding NUDIX hydrolase family protein; the encoded protein is MTDTADTQPGWFSAEELESIRGRMPVLYVQAVPVRVDETGQVTHFGLLMRAAPDGSFNRSVVSGRVLYHERVRDALLRHLEKDLGPVALPRIPTAPQPFTVAEYFPTPGVTPFHDPRQHAVAMAYIVPVSGDCQPRQDALDLIWFTPEEAASPKVIEEMTGGQGVLLRQALAFVGHAP
- a CDS encoding STAS domain-containing protein — its product is MARDARFCAQEHSACTGVTVVPVHGEVDFATADRMRDRLLRAVYDSRCDCLVVDMSGLEFFDASGVRALVTVARILWAQGRHTVLAEPSPIADRVLSALDMGRVFEIYPLLEMALTHTSGLRVDSDPIANNPVP
- a CDS encoding PH domain-containing protein; protein product: MSDPDGIRPGERAHKPADPAPAAAEPAPEPASEPERTPETAPAAENAPAPVSDLPGDWQRLHPLSVWAGTLAAGIFMVPTAVLGTAAIVFAAPQPWWALAPLPGTIALLALFTSIDLLRLRATRFRVTDERMEMRSGVVAKAYRSIPRERVRSVDVNAPLFVRVFGLCSVTVGTGDQGGSDQLQLLYVTAEQGERLRRELLLRGQTAGADASAEGAEDSGEVELARLDRAWFAYAPATTATLGIGVGFIAAVVGLNAQTGGWAWEWASEQANLPTTEELASMVMTRILVVVPVTLLVLLLSGVVVLTAIAVETWWNYRLTREADGSVRLRRGLLTSVSLSVEGRRLNGVTLHQPFVLRSVGGADVRAVATGLAAADDEKTSAKSRLSPPMPVGRARALAAALVQEDDSPLDVPLARHPRAALRRRFTRAGFVTLLGVAASAALAWLHTLATRAWWDAVHRIEEEIIPVPLASRAVETTPSWGWAFLAVLVAAAAFWYAVGSYRGLGHGVHPRFLVVRGGMAARDTVALQRSAVIGWRITRSPFQRRLDLADVAATTAAGQGMYAARDVGLGQGLAWADAAVPDLLAPFLVREDGGDGGGRAREAAAPE
- a CDS encoding PH domain-containing protein → MSTDALRLRPPHHRVDRRAILWWTTRALAVAVVLTAAPAIPAVVFEPARPWLVPATAVVGGVGLLVTVAMPWWRYRVHRWEVTDTAVYTASGWLWQEWRVAPMSRIQTVDTARGPLQRVFGLSSVTVTTASAAGPIAISGLDHELATRVADQLTETTQATEGDAT
- a CDS encoding SPFH domain-containing protein; translation: MSEPVPTITPAPRYRERAAFGYDGIPVAAACAVLTLAGVALALLPLLGAPALLVAVGVVLALVGAVPALGLTMVAPNQAQVVQFFGRYVGTIRTDGLRWVNPFTVRNSVSTRIRNHETSVMKVNDASGSPIEIAAVVVWQVQDTARASFEVDDFVEFVSIQTEAAVRRIAGEYPYDAHGEDTELSLRDSADVITEKLAKEVADRVEAAGVAIVECRFTHLAYAPEIAHAMLQRQQAGAMIAARQQIVEGAVGMVDRALARLSDEEVVELDEERKAAMVSNLLVVLCSDRPASPVVNTGTLYQ
- a CDS encoding Uma2 family endonuclease; protein product: MTLMTTGKTDTEAEPPLTVDDLRRMPDDGRRYELVDARLDVSPAPIFLHSRVESRLAIHLGVLAPGEFEVVAAPGINVNGDRTHHRIPDLAVLRAADEESPYLTKPPLLAVEVVSPESAIRDHHTKRREYEEFGVHSYWIINPDRDLPSITELCLEDGGYREAATVSGEAVFKTDLPFPLRIVPHWLVGAGDWRKHIGGSDEAAG
- a CDS encoding CYTH and CHAD domain-containing protein; the encoded protein is MPGHIEFETTFSVGTDAVLPDLADLAPGGIERRTHELDAAYLDTEDLRLAARGVTLRRRTGGTDAGWHLKIPWGEGAKREFHVPLGQDTDTVPGELADLARATVRGAALRPVARIATRRTESALRDADGTPLVLVADDTVTGEATESTTWREVEVELAGGDRALVERVGERLTAAGAVPSATGSKLLTVLGDRVPRPAPRPSGDTAGDVVRAYLWDQVEHLLVHDPPVRLDEPDAVHQMRVATRRIRAVLQVFPTVLRRDATRPLADELRRLSGVLGLARDLEVLRERCESWLAELPERTAGHRLSGAWLGAIDDHRAVETRRIADELAGARYLALLDALDDLRAEPPLTGQAGREARTVLADDLTRACHRLADAHDHATAARGAGARVTAWHEVRKAAKRTRYAATLAAPVLGRPAKRVRSWASRLQQVLGEHQDGVALRAYLAEHAHTLAAAVDDRDAALVTLGALAGAEAARGAALIEEAARVWSGGPDPRDPLPGR